The sequence AGGCTGCAGCCCAGGCGTACCTCGAGGTCACGTACGGCCACGCTCAGGCGCGGCAGGCTGGTGTTCAGCCGGCCCTGGGCGGCGGTCAGGCCACCGGCCTCGACGATGGCGCAGAAGATGCGCAGCAGGCGCAGGTCGATATCGGACAGGTTGCCGAGCATCTGGAGTTTCCGAAGGGCAGGAAAAGCGCATTCTCGGCGGCAGCGACAGCGCCAACAAGCCGGGCTCAGGCGTTGGCGGCGGCGCTGCGCGACTCCTCCACGTACTCCTTGAGCCAGCGCAGCACTTCCACGGCGTCCCAGCGCGAGGGGTCGAACATGGCATATGCCTGGCCCTGGTAGCCGACCACGTCCAGCGGCCTGTGGTAACCGGCGCGCTGCAATAGCGCCTCGATCTCGGCGAAGCAGGTGTTGAAGTGGGCCCGGGAGAAGGGCGTCTTGCCTTCGGTGACCAGGCCTTCGAGGTGCAGTTCGGCCACCGCCTCGCTGACTTCCTCCACGGCCATGTGGTTCACGGTGTATTTCATCTGGCGGATGTCGACCATTGCGCGCTCCTGTTGCCGGTTCCTGCCTCGGCGCCCTTTCTCAGGGTGCCTTTCGTCATGTCCTACAGGGTAATCGAAAAATACTGTATGCATAAACAGTATTTGCGGCTAGTATCGATTTCGCTGGTTCACTGAATCCATGGTCGTCGCCCGAATGCCCGCGCCCAGACGCGCTTCGGCGGCCACCGCGAAGAAGAGGAACGCGTGATGATCCGAGGCAACCTGTTGCTGCTGTGCACCGTGCTGTCCCTGCTCGTCGGCTGCGCCGAACCGCCGGCGGAAAAGCCGATGGCCAATGGCGCCTACCTGGTCATCGACGGACATGAGGCCTGGGCCGTGCTGGTGGCCAACGGCAAGCGCATCGAGGAACACGGCACTGTGCGCGATGCCATTCGTCTGCCGCGTTCGCGCTCGATGGTCGCCGCCAGCTATGTGATCGATACGCCCAATTGCGGGCGCCTGCAGTGGCTGACCGAAGGTGAGGGCAGCAATGCTGGCACTACATTGCTGCTGCCGGCGCAGAGCAGCGCGAGCGACTTGTCCCAGTGCCAGATCCGCACTGGCATGAGCCGCGTCTGGACGGCGCTCGACTATTCGAGCTGATCATCAATTCTTCACGGCAATTTCACATTGAAGGGGTATGTTGGAGCCCATCGCTAACGGACTAGCGCCCCAATGAAAAACCCGCCCAAAGGCGGGTTTTTCATTTTCTGCCGGACGCATCCGACGCGCCTCACTCGGCCGGGCGATAAACCCGCGCAAAGCGTTGCGCCTGGGTCACGCCGTAGTCGCCTGGGGCGTACTGCATGACCCAATCGCCAGCCTCGCCTTGCAGCACGTCACCGGCTGCCGAGCGGGCGATGCGGAAGGCTTCGTCCATGCGCCGCGCCAGCACCACGCTCGGGCGGTTGCGGTAGGCGCCGTCGACGCCATGGGCCAGCCCGGCCTCGGCCGGCAGGTACTTGGCGTCGAATCGCTCGCGCGATACCACCCAGCGCTCGCCGGTGGCGCTGCTGATCAGCGCGTCGCCGCGCTCGTAGCGGTTGGCGCCTTCCAGGCTCATCAGCGCGCCGCTTTCGGCGGCGAAGGCCACCTGCACGGTTTCGTCCTTCACGTAGCGCCCGGCCTGGGCGTCTTCGCGCAGGTCCAGGTCCTTGAGTTCGAGCATGTCTATCACCCTGAGGAAAACAGCTGGCTAGCCTAGCGGCGCAGGTGTTGCGATTTCGTCGTTTCAGCCGCGGCTCACCTGGAACGCTTCGCCCGTCGCGAAGAAAGCCCCGCCGGCCTGGTAGTGGATGGTCCGCAGCTCATCATCCGGGAAATGCCAGCGGCCATTGGAGAACGCCCGCTCATCGGCATAGGCGGCGACCACCTCGGCGATGAACAGGTCGTATTTGTCCTGGTTGTGCGGCTCGGCGATCACCTTGCATTCCAGGTAGGCCAGGCAGCCCTCGACGATGGGCGCCGCGATCTTGCGTGCGCGGCCCTGGGCGATGTCGAAACGGGCGAACTTGTCCATCTCGCCGCCGTTGTTCGAGCCGACCGTCAGGGTCAGTTCGGCCTGGCGGCGCGAGGGCAGCTGGATGACGAAAGCGCCGGAGCCCTCCACCAGGTGGCGCGACCAGGTGTTGCGGTCGAGCACCAGCATCAGCTTCGGCGGGTCGAAGTCCAGCGGCATCACCCAGGCCGCCGCCATCACGTTGGCCACGCCGTCGTGCTCGCTGGTGACGAGGGTCGATGGGCCGTGGTTGAGCAACAGGTAGGCCTTGGCCAGGGGTACGTCTTGCAGGTGGTTCATGGAGTGTCCTCAAAGGGTTCAGAGCAGCAGGCCGTCGACCGGCTCCAGCGGCGCCGGCAGCTCGCGCTCGCCGAGGATCTCCAGCACGGCGATCTCCAGGTTGCGGCTCATGGCGTCCAGCGGCAGGTCGTTGGGCTGGGTGTCGAACGGGTCGGCAATCTGGTCGCCGAGGGCGTCCAGGCCGAAGAAGGTGTAGGCCAGCACGCAGACCGCGAACGGGGTGAACCAGCCGATGCTGTCGACCAGGCAGAACGGCAGCAGGAAGCAGTACACGTGGACGATGCGGTGCAGCATGAGGATGTACGGATAGGGGATGGGCGTGCCTTTGATCCGTTCGCAGCCGCCGAGCACGTAGGACAGGCGGCTCACCTGCTGGTCGAGGTTGGCCAGCAGCATGTCGCTCGCGTTGGTCCGGCGACCGGCCTCGGCGAAGTCGCGGCCGAGGCGGGCGAGCAGGGCGCTGGAGGGATTGGGCGTTTGCGCCAGGGCTTGGGCATCGGCACCGAGCAGGCGGCGGGCATCGTCGCTTTGCGCCTGGCCGCGCAACTGGTCGCGCAGTACGTAGGCGAAGGCGGCCAGGCGGTTGCCGAGCACCCGGCGCCCGGTATCGTCGAGTCCGGGCAGCAGCGACAGGCTCTGCCGCGCCAGGTTGCGCGACACGATCAGCAGTTCGCCCCAGAGCGTGCGTGCCTCCCAGAAGCGCTGGTAGGCGACGTTGTTGCGAAAGCCCAGGAAGATCGCCAGGGTCAGGCCCCAGAGCGTGAAGGGCGTAGCGGTGAGCACCACCTTGTAGTGGTAGAAGGTGCCGTGGGTGGCCACCACCGCCGAACTGAGCAGCACCGTGTAGAGAACCTTGCGCCAGATAGCCGGAACGATCGAACCCTTGAGGGAAAACAGCAGCACCCAGAGCGTCGGGGTTTGCGGGCGGAGGATCATGCGGAGGGCTTCCAGGCGGGGCACACGGGTGTCGCGCATGATAGCCGAGATGAGGGCGGGAATTCGCGAGCAAGCGCGCTCCTACGCAGGAGCGGGCTTGCTCGTGAACCTGATGGTCAGCCTTCCTGGTACAGCTTCACGATCGCCGAGAAGTCCAGCTGGCCGTTGCCCTGGTTACTGAAGGTCTGGAACAGCTGCTGGGCCAGTGCGCCGAGCAGCACCGGCTGGCGTGCCTGGCGCGCGGCTTCGCTGGCCAGGCCGAGGTCCTTGAGCATCAGGTCGGTGCCGAAGCCGCCGCTGTAGCCGCGCGCAGCAGGTGCGCCGGTCAGCGGGTTGTTCACCTCCGAGCTCCAGCAGCGGCCGCTGGAGGTATTGATGATGCCGGCCAGTACTTCCGCATCCATGCCCAGCTTCACGCCTAGCGACATGGCTTCGGCCACGCCGATCATGCTGATGCCCAGCAGCAAGTTGTTGGCCACCTTGGCGACCTGGCCGTTGCCGGCACCGCCGCAGTGCACGATGTTCTTGCCCATGGCTGCCAGCACCGGGCGGGCACGCTCGAAGTCGGCCGCCTCGCCGCCGACCATGAA is a genomic window of Pseudomonas knackmussii B13 containing:
- a CDS encoding PGDYG domain-containing protein, yielding MLELKDLDLREDAQAGRYVKDETVQVAFAAESGALMSLEGANRYERGDALISSATGERWVVSRERFDAKYLPAEAGLAHGVDGAYRNRPSVVLARRMDEAFRIARSAAGDVLQGEAGDWVMQYAPGDYGVTQAQRFARVYRPAE
- a CDS encoding flavin reductase family protein: MNHLQDVPLAKAYLLLNHGPSTLVTSEHDGVANVMAAAWVMPLDFDPPKLMLVLDRNTWSRHLVEGSGAFVIQLPSRRQAELTLTVGSNNGGEMDKFARFDIAQGRARKIAAPIVEGCLAYLECKVIAEPHNQDKYDLFIAEVVAAYADERAFSNGRWHFPDDELRTIHYQAGGAFFATGEAFQVSRG
- a CDS encoding bestrophin family protein; protein product: MILRPQTPTLWVLLFSLKGSIVPAIWRKVLYTVLLSSAVVATHGTFYHYKVVLTATPFTLWGLTLAIFLGFRNNVAYQRFWEARTLWGELLIVSRNLARQSLSLLPGLDDTGRRVLGNRLAAFAYVLRDQLRGQAQSDDARRLLGADAQALAQTPNPSSALLARLGRDFAEAGRRTNASDMLLANLDQQVSRLSYVLGGCERIKGTPIPYPYILMLHRIVHVYCFLLPFCLVDSIGWFTPFAVCVLAYTFFGLDALGDQIADPFDTQPNDLPLDAMSRNLEIAVLEILGERELPAPLEPVDGLLL
- the mmsB gene encoding 3-hydroxyisobutyrate dehydrogenase — translated: MRIGFIGLGNMGGPMAANLLKAGFDLSVFDLSHTAVQAAVAQGAKAVSSPAELARADVEVIITMLPAAAHVKQVFLGDDGLLANVQPGVLLIDSSTIDPHSARDVSAAAKAHGNPMLDAPVSGGTGGAAAGTLTFMVGGEAADFERARPVLAAMGKNIVHCGGAGNGQVAKVANNLLLGISMIGVAEAMSLGVKLGMDAEVLAGIINTSSGRCWSSEVNNPLTGAPAARGYSGGFGTDLMLKDLGLASEAARQARQPVLLGALAQQLFQTFSNQGNGQLDFSAIVKLYQEG